The proteins below come from a single Psychrobacter sp. FDAARGOS_221 genomic window:
- a CDS encoding YheT family hydrolase, with protein sequence MWLNNPHIQTILPKLVIKQQPPYRRELVPDAADKSDVVYDFLDTDELHAADGSRYKTPLLVLFHGMEGSSQSHYARNMAAYVRARGWHFVVAHFRSCGGVEVRDDVVYHAGDSTETHYNLQLLAKRYETIHAAGVSLGGNLLAKYMSDYGVDAICESATVISAPLDLASATTAMESFFGRKLYTPYLLNPMLHKVLDQQLDLNELARIEATQRIAEFDEIFTVPRLGYRSPYDYYRQASALPHLHKIRKPTLIITAKDDPFLGIKPTLGDISDSVVLYEPAHGGHIGFIRWQHKRLDTNWIPETIVQFIEAVTESELPH encoded by the coding sequence ATGTGGTTAAATAATCCGCACATCCAAACCATATTGCCCAAATTAGTCATCAAACAGCAGCCACCTTATCGACGCGAACTTGTCCCAGATGCCGCAGACAAAAGCGACGTCGTCTACGACTTTTTAGACACAGATGAGCTACATGCAGCAGATGGCAGCCGCTACAAAACGCCATTATTGGTCTTATTTCACGGTATGGAAGGCAGCAGTCAAAGCCATTATGCGCGTAATATGGCCGCTTATGTCAGAGCACGCGGCTGGCACTTTGTGGTTGCCCACTTTCGCAGCTGTGGCGGGGTCGAAGTGCGTGATGATGTGGTCTATCACGCCGGCGACAGCACAGAAACCCATTACAACTTACAGCTATTGGCCAAGCGCTATGAAACCATTCATGCGGCTGGTGTCTCTTTAGGCGGTAACTTATTGGCCAAATATATGAGTGATTATGGCGTCGATGCCATTTGTGAATCAGCCACTGTGATATCAGCACCGCTTGATTTAGCGTCGGCCACCACAGCGATGGAAAGCTTCTTTGGTCGCAAACTGTACACCCCTTATTTATTAAACCCGATGCTGCATAAGGTGCTCGATCAACAGCTTGATCTCAATGAATTGGCTCGTATCGAAGCCACCCAGCGTATTGCTGAATTCGATGAAATCTTTACAGTGCCCCGTCTCGGCTATCGCTCTCCTTATGACTATTATCGTCAAGCCTCAGCATTGCCGCATCTACATAAGATCCGTAAACCGACTTTAATTATTACTGCAAAAGACGATCCCTTCTTAGGTATTAAGCCCACTTTAGGCGATATTTCTGACAGTGTGGTGTTATACGAGCCGGCTCATGGCGGTCATATTGGTTTTATACGTTGGCAGCACAAGCGTCTCGACACCAACTGGATACCAGAAACCATCGTACAGTTTATCGAAGCCGTCACAGAGTCAGAGTTACCACATTAA
- a CDS encoding SEL1-like repeat protein: MSIKQWIVLTPLCIAAAACQATSTQNSNSAAVFNEQDYSQLLPVLQQEASEGSADAQYKLGLMYNQDQGTKQDDAKAIEWFKKSAAQNDARAIRAGA; this comes from the coding sequence ATGTCTATCAAACAATGGATTGTGTTAACTCCGTTATGCATCGCCGCAGCCGCCTGTCAGGCAACTAGTACTCAAAATAGCAATAGCGCAGCGGTATTCAATGAGCAAGACTATTCGCAATTGCTGCCTGTGTTGCAACAAGAAGCCAGTGAGGGCAGTGCCGATGCACAGTATAAGCTTGGGCTGATGTACAATCAGGATCAAGGCACGAAACAAGATGATGCCAAAGCCATTGAGTGGTTTAAAAAGTCAGCCGCCCAAAACGATGCGCGCGCAATACGAGCTGGGGCTTAA
- a CDS encoding tetratricopeptide repeat protein — MRAQYELGLKYDNGEGVATDKNQAMAWYQQSANQGYAKAQYNLGTMYRLGEGVAKDDAKAAY; from the coding sequence ATGCGCGCGCAATACGAGCTGGGGCTTAAGTATGATAATGGTGAAGGCGTCGCCACTGATAAGAATCAAGCAATGGCTTGGTATCAGCAGTCCGCAAACCAAGGATATGCCAAAGCGCAGTATAACTTGGGCACCATGTACCGACTTGGGGAAGGGGTAGCAAAAGATGATGCAAAAGCCGCCTATTGA
- a CDS encoding SEL1-like repeat protein, whose product MAQHNLGFMYEKGFGVEQDISKAKQWYKQACDQGTAVSCRVYRALSDAGR is encoded by the coding sequence ATAGCACAGCACAACCTTGGTTTTATGTATGAAAAAGGCTTTGGTGTGGAGCAAGATATATCCAAAGCAAAGCAGTGGTATAAACAGGCCTGCGATCAAGGCACAGCGGTTAGCTGCCGGGTGTATCGTGCTTTATCTGATGCCGGACGTTAA
- a CDS encoding YigZ family protein → MTYQTLAKPVTARLGIKKSEFITYAYPVHSREQAMFHVEQLREKYPDARHHCWAYIIGDPDNTTSAGFDDDGEPGGTAGRPILNVLQHKSIGNVIVIVVRYFGGIKLGAGGLTRAYAGSAQAAVDQMTLTDYVPMTQVAIEADFANESQVRYVVEAMGGSIDEVGYSKLVTLNVTLPQADVETLKERLGMDGRVLDEND, encoded by the coding sequence ATGACCTATCAAACTTTAGCCAAACCGGTAACTGCCAGACTTGGAATAAAAAAGTCAGAATTTATCACTTATGCGTACCCCGTACACAGCCGTGAACAAGCCATGTTCCACGTGGAACAACTGCGTGAAAAGTACCCCGATGCTCGCCACCACTGCTGGGCGTATATCATTGGTGATCCGGATAATACTACCAGTGCCGGCTTCGATGATGACGGTGAGCCCGGAGGTACGGCCGGTCGCCCTATCTTAAATGTGCTCCAGCACAAAAGCATCGGTAACGTGATTGTGATTGTGGTGCGCTATTTTGGCGGTATCAAACTTGGTGCGGGCGGTCTGACTCGTGCTTACGCCGGCTCTGCCCAAGCAGCGGTCGATCAAATGACGCTCACCGATTATGTGCCAATGACACAAGTGGCAATTGAGGCCGACTTTGCCAATGAATCGCAAGTGCGTTATGTGGTAGAAGCTATGGGTGGCAGCATCGATGAGGTCGGTTATAGCAAGCTGGTTACCCTAAATGTGACCTTGCCGCAGGCGGATGTGGAGACGTTAAAAGAACGATTAGGTATGGATGGCCGAGTGCTTGATGAGAATGATTGA
- a CDS encoding pseudouridine synthase, with protein MRLDKFISKATELSRKEAKKVLHASEITVNDKVVKDGSLHVDVLNDEVMWAGEPLSVAAGSRYLLLYKPEGFECTLKPKEYPIVTELIAVPELDSLRIAGRLDVDTTGALILSDDGRWLHRVTSPKHLHEKVYELTLADPMSEEEQAHAVKKVGQGILLDGDFEPTKPATLEFIDDTHARLILTEGKYHQVKRMMGYFGNKVTELHRASIGGITLEGLEKGESRFLTEEEVASF; from the coding sequence ATGCGTTTAGACAAATTTATTAGCAAGGCAACTGAGCTATCACGCAAAGAAGCCAAAAAAGTACTACACGCCAGTGAAATTACGGTCAACGACAAGGTCGTTAAAGACGGCAGCCTTCACGTTGATGTACTCAATGACGAAGTAATGTGGGCCGGCGAGCCATTATCGGTTGCTGCCGGTAGTCGCTATCTTTTATTGTACAAGCCAGAAGGTTTTGAGTGCACGCTTAAGCCAAAAGAATACCCTATCGTTACTGAGCTGATTGCAGTGCCTGAGCTCGACAGCTTGCGTATTGCAGGCCGACTCGATGTGGATACCACCGGCGCACTGATCTTAAGTGATGATGGCCGCTGGTTGCACCGTGTGACTAGTCCAAAACATCTACACGAAAAGGTGTATGAGCTGACTTTGGCCGATCCAATGAGCGAAGAAGAGCAAGCTCATGCGGTCAAAAAAGTCGGCCAAGGCATCTTATTAGACGGTGATTTTGAGCCGACCAAGCCGGCAACGTTAGAGTTCATCGATGACACTCATGCGCGTTTGATTTTGACCGAAGGCAAATACCATCAAGTAAAACGCATGATGGGTTACTTTGGTAACAAGGTCACTGAGCTACATCGTGCCAGTATTGGCGGCATTACGTTAGAGGGATTAGAAAAGGGCGAAAGCCGCTTTTTAACCGAAGAAGAAGTCGCTAGCTTCTAA
- a CDS encoding homocysteine S-methyltransferase family protein, whose protein sequence is MVGIALIEAPETVAAAHLDFIDAGAQVITVNSYAVTPFHLGDRFYNQAETLINTASDMAIAAVSEAKKQAEQQNKTAPEVRIAGCLPPLFGSYRPDLFDEQLAESIAKPLIIHQQAVADIWLAETVSSVKEAVYWHKFVTQFANTHPAAATTENSDPDPISESRTASKSKSKPFWIAFTLEDSHLDAVTDTESEDVLTADAPKLRSGESLTEAIMVMLELGVDAILFNCSQPEVMMRALETARLLIHSSSRHIELGVYANAFAPKQSKAQANSALQNLRQDTTPENYLSWAKQWQQAGATIIGGCCGIGTEHIAQLSAHLTQKNGRQ, encoded by the coding sequence ATGGTCGGCATTGCCCTAATAGAAGCGCCTGAAACAGTGGCTGCCGCCCATCTTGATTTTATTGATGCCGGCGCGCAAGTGATTACCGTCAATAGCTATGCAGTTACGCCATTTCACTTAGGTGATCGCTTCTATAATCAAGCCGAAACTTTGATTAACACAGCCAGTGACATGGCGATAGCCGCTGTCTCAGAAGCAAAAAAACAAGCTGAACAGCAAAACAAAACAGCGCCTGAGGTTCGCATTGCTGGCTGCTTACCGCCCCTATTTGGTTCATATCGTCCTGATTTATTTGATGAACAATTAGCAGAATCTATTGCCAAGCCGCTTATTATTCATCAACAAGCAGTGGCTGATATTTGGTTGGCTGAAACAGTCAGTAGTGTCAAAGAAGCGGTATATTGGCACAAATTTGTGACCCAGTTTGCTAATACACACCCTGCTGCTGCGACCACTGAAAACTCAGACCCAGACCCAATTTCAGAATCCAGAACAGCATCTAAATCAAAATCTAAACCTTTTTGGATAGCCTTTACCTTAGAAGACAGCCATCTGGATGCGGTGACCGATACTGAAAGTGAGGATGTTCTGACTGCGGACGCTCCCAAATTACGCTCTGGCGAATCCCTGACTGAAGCGATTATGGTGATGCTAGAGCTGGGCGTCGATGCTATTTTGTTTAACTGTAGCCAACCTGAAGTGATGATGCGTGCGTTGGAAACTGCCAGATTATTAATTCATTCATCCAGCCGTCATATTGAGCTCGGCGTTTATGCTAATGCCTTTGCGCCAAAGCAGTCTAAAGCACAGGCCAACAGTGCGCTGCAAAACCTGCGTCAAGACACCACGCCAGAAAACTATCTCAGCTGGGCAAAACAATGGCAGCAAGCAGGAGCAACCATTATCGGAGGCTGCTGCGGCATCGGGACCGAGCATATTGCACAGTTATCAGCACATTTGACACAAAAAAATGGACGCCAATAG
- a CDS encoding thioredoxin fold domain-containing protein, producing the protein MSNLNSNHNHSHNQSNLTTGLKKSVIQLMRLGVLAPMLLATPALADLDAFNDAYDKLVLSSGTATVGQLPPPSTAQKQKIQQVLIGAGMAAPIADIVPSKLPSMYQVTLAAQGGQPQPPLHISADGQYILQGVLQDNPSPKQSTPPTAKPSQMLSGMPVSASLRESLLANSSQLKNITSDASFYHTAVPGVIWGITVEGMPFLTNMDASVFTNAEISVIKNGQFSGLDSQFEQRKNQYILSKLNEDDLVVYPATGAEKAVIYVATDINCPYCRIMHNDMQQLNNKGITVKVIGFPVYDESQIPMRQIWCETDKAARRQALDTAMQGEEVNLSCNGFNDINDSPLVASQQLAAGLVVDATPAIYREDGVPFQAPYSDPNFFPFLGIN; encoded by the coding sequence ATGTCCAACCTCAATAGCAACCACAACCATAGCCACAATCAATCAAACCTAACCACTGGTTTGAAAAAATCAGTGATACAGTTAATGAGGCTAGGGGTATTGGCACCAATGCTATTAGCAACTCCGGCATTGGCCGATCTGGATGCCTTCAATGACGCTTATGATAAGTTGGTCCTGTCTAGTGGCACTGCTACTGTGGGGCAGTTGCCACCGCCGTCTACTGCGCAGAAGCAGAAGATTCAACAGGTGTTAATCGGAGCTGGTATGGCAGCACCTATTGCAGACATTGTGCCCTCTAAGCTGCCATCCATGTATCAGGTCACGCTCGCTGCTCAAGGCGGTCAACCTCAGCCACCGCTGCATATTAGCGCAGATGGACAGTATATCCTGCAAGGGGTGTTACAAGATAATCCGAGCCCAAAACAATCTACGCCACCAACGGCAAAGCCAAGTCAAATGCTCAGTGGTATGCCGGTGAGTGCATCGCTGCGTGAGTCACTGTTAGCCAATAGCAGTCAGTTAAAGAACATCACGTCGGATGCGTCCTTTTATCATACTGCCGTGCCAGGCGTGATTTGGGGTATTACGGTGGAGGGGATGCCGTTTTTGACCAATATGGATGCCAGCGTGTTTACCAATGCTGAGATATCAGTCATCAAAAATGGTCAATTTTCTGGATTGGACAGTCAATTTGAGCAGCGCAAAAATCAATACATTTTATCCAAGCTCAATGAAGATGACTTGGTGGTGTATCCAGCTACTGGAGCAGAAAAAGCGGTGATTTATGTGGCAACCGACATCAATTGCCCTTATTGCCGCATTATGCACAATGACATGCAGCAGCTCAATAATAAGGGCATTACGGTCAAGGTGATTGGTTTTCCGGTTTATGATGAGTCACAAATACCGATGCGCCAGATTTGGTGTGAAACCGATAAGGCGGCTCGCCGTCAGGCATTAGACACTGCCATGCAAGGTGAGGAAGTAAACCTGTCTTGCAATGGCTTTAACGACATAAACGACAGTCCTTTGGTTGCCAGTCAGCAGTTGGCCGCGGGTTTGGTGGTTGATGCCACACCAGCCATTTATCGTGAAGACGGTGTGCCATTCCAAGCGCCTTACAGTGATCCTAACTTCTTCCCATTCTTGGGCATAAACTAA